The genomic window GATTGTCGAACAGGGACCCTCATGGCCGAAGCCGATGAGCTTCGAGTGAACTATTATGGCCAAGGAGATCACTGGATCGATAGAGACGATCGCTGCGGCCGCCGAGCCGACCGTGCCATCGGCCCGCGCCGAGGTGTTTTACACTCAGGCCTTGCGCGAGCTCGCGAAGCTGGATCTGCCGTTTCTTTTGGCCGGCACGTATGCGCTGAGCGCCTATACCGGCGTGGTGCGCGCTACCAAAGATCTCGATATCGTGTGCAAGCCGACTGACTATCCACGTGTTCTCAACCACTTCCGCAACCTCGGGCACACCGTCGCAATCGAGGACGAACGCTGGCTCGGCAAGGTCTTCCAGGACGAGCACTTTTTCGATGTGATCTTCGCTTTCTGGCATGGCATGGCTCCCGTGACCGACCAATGGTTCGAATCCGCGCCGCGCATCGAGGTGTTCGGTACGCCGATGCGCATCATCGCCCCGACGGAGTTGATCTGGTCCAAGGCCTTCGTCCAGCTGCGGCACCGTTACGATGGCCCGGATATCGCGCATCTCATTCTCAAGCAGCACGATCAGATCGACTGGCGGCGTCTGCTTGCCTACATGGAGCTGCATTGGGAGGTGCTTCTGGCACATCTACTCAACTTCCGCTGGGCCTATCCGAGCGAGCGCGATTGCCTGCCGCGCTGGCTGATGGACGAACTGGTCGCCCGCCTGAAGACCCAGTTCGAACTTCCTCCTCCGCGCGTGAAGGTATGTCGGGGGCGCCTGTTTTCGCAGGTCGATTATGCCCCGGCCGTTGAGGAATGGGGCTTTGCCGACGCAGACCAGGATAGCGAGTAGCGCGATGTCCGAAAAACCCGACACGCTCACCTTCGCTGCCATTGGCGATCTCCACGTGAAGGAGGACCGCACGTTGTCCTTCCGGGAACTCTTTGCCGAGCTCTCGACCAAGGCCCGGGTGCTCGTCCTTTGCGGCGACCTCACTGACCTCGGCAAGCCGTCCGAAGCGGAACTTCTGGCGGAGGATTTGCGCGCCTGCTCCATTCCCGTTGTCGGCGTGCTCGGAAACCACGACTACGAGTCCGGGCAGACTGAAGACGTAAAGAGCATTTTGAAGGGCGCCGGAATGCACCTGCTCAACGGGCAGTCGTACGAAATCGAGGGCGTCGCCTTCGTCGGCGTGAAGGGCTTCATCGGTGGGTTCGGCCGCCGCATGCTCGCTTCGTTCGGCGAGGCCGTCGTCAAGAGCCTGGTCGCCGAAGCCGTCAACGAAGCGACGCACCTCGAAAATGCGATGCGCGCGGTGGCGAGCAAGCAGGCTGTTGTCGTCCTTCACTATGCGCCGATTCTCGATACGGTTGAAGGCGAGCCGCTGGAGATTCTTCCGTTCCTCGGCTCGTCACGCCTCGGCGAAACGATCGATCGATTTACGGTGAGTGCGGTCGTTCACGGCCATGCTCATCAGGGTCGCTATGAAGGCCGCACGCCCGGAGGCGCGCGGGTTTACAACGTGGCGCGGTCAATCAAGAAGCCCAGCGGTCGACCCTACGCCTTGATTCAGGTTTGAGGCGGGCTGCCACGGCGAAGCCCGGTGGCTCCGAGCTCTTTGACGCTATGGACCTCGATATTGGGCGTTTCGTTAATGCGCAGTGTCGAAGTTGGTGCTCGACCCGACCATTCTTGACCGTGATCTCGCCATAGAGCGCCGCGGTCGCGCCGAAAATGATTCCGCTCTCGGCGATAAACGCGCGCGCGGGAGCAGCAGTTTTTTGCAGGGGCGCGTGCGCAGTCATGAGTGTAAGCGAAGCGGATTGTTTCGAGCTGCTGTCCTCAAAGGGGACTCACGTAGAAACAACGGCTCGGTGAGTTCGCGGCGATCATTGCGTACATTGGAGGGTCTCATGCGATTCATTCTCCGTGTTCTCGCCGCATCCGTGATTCTCGCCTTCTATCTTCCCGTAATCTCTGGAGTCACGCTTGCGATTGCTGATGCGACTGGCGGGTTGCCGGGCACTCTCACCGGCTGGTGGAAGTATATCGGCGATGTGATCGCCGAACGCGCTGGCTTTTCTGGAAGCTACAAAGAGAACATGTTCACTATATGGGGCATCGCGGCGCTCCTCAGCGTCATCGGTCACACACTGCTTTCGATTTCCAGGGCGTGGATGCATCGATGAGGAATTTCGGGAAACCCCGCTGCTTGCCTGAACGCATCCGAAGGAAATGACTGCGCGGTCGTGTACGAGATCGCTCGCGGCCTGCGAGGCCGTCCGCTTCTGGCGCTGAGCTGAACAATGAACGAGCCGCCGCCATGTCGGCTGTCTGCAGGAGACCGGACGTTGCACGAAAGTTGCGGTGACCGCCGCTCATGACCTAACCGGACTTTGCACAGGTCCGACGCAGCCACTACTCGCACAGCGCATCATCGGTCACTCGACCGAACACGCGGAAGTCGTGGAAGGCACCTTTGAACCATGCCTTCTGACGCAAAGTCCCCTCGTAACGGAATCCACCTTTTTCGAGCACGCGATCGGAAGCTCCGTTGCCGGGTAAGGTCCAGGCTTCGATACGATTGAGCCCAAAAGTATCGTGGCCGCAACGGATCGCTGCACGCAGCGCCTCAGTCATCACGCCTCGTCCCCAGACGCTCGGATGTAATTCGTATCCGATGCCACCGCATTTCCACGGTTTATGGAACCAGTTGAAGCGGAAAACGCCAACGAACGCGTGCGACAGGCGATCTTCGATGATCCAGGCACAGCCATTTCCCGATTGATACAGCTCCGACATATTCCGCACCAACTCGATGGCTTGCTCTTCGGTCGGTGAATCCGGAATGTTGGAATAGCGTGTGACCTCGGTGATCCCCAGCAGGGCACGGATCGACGAGACGTCATCCATGCTCACGGCCCGCATGAGCAGACGGTCCGTCGGAAGGATCGGAAATTCCGTGGCCACGGCGGACTCTGACATGAACGCACCCCGTTCTCAAAGTGCGGCCGAGACAGCCGCGAATACGCTACCATCGCCATCACACGTATCGACCAACCGTTTCCTGCGCAAGAGCGCTGGCGGCTCTTGGCCCTTAGCCGAACAACGTTGGGCCTATTGTGATGTCTGCTATCGGCGGTAAACCGGGCGCGGGGCTCGCTCGCTTCGACTGCCGCTTGTGACCTGCTTCGGACACGTCCGGCCGACCCGGACAGCGCCGGGCCGGCTGCGTGCATCAATGGGCGTGCATCGCTCAGGGACGAACGCGGATGATCGTATTGCCCTTGCGTCGCTCGGTGGGATTTAAGGCAGCGACGGCATCGTCGAGGGTCGAGATGTTGCCGATGTTCGTCCGCAATCGTCCATCCCGTACCCGCTGGACGATCTCACTCAGTTGCGCACGATCGGGCTCGACGACGAAGTCAACCGCCACGCCGTCGGAGGGCCGCGCCTCGGCCGGCCCGACGACAGTCACCAATATTCCTCCAGCTCGAAGCAGTCCTGCAGACCGCTTCTGGATATCACCGCCGATAACATCAAATACCAGATCGACTTCGCCGACCTCTTCCAGGGCGTCGTTGTCGAGATCGATGAACTCCTTCGCGCCGAAGTCGAGCACCGTCTGACGGTCGGCGGCACGTCCGGTGCCGATGACGTAGGCGCCGGCCTCTCGTGCGAGTTGCGTCACCATCGACCCGACTGCGCCGGCCGCGCCGTGTGCGAGAACGCTCTGCCCCGCGTGAAGGCGGCCGTGCTGGAACAGCCCTTGCCATGCGGTCAGGCCCGAGATCGGCAGGCTCGCGCCCACAGTGAAGTCGACGTCGCCCGGCAGCGGCGCGAGGTTGCGAGCCTCGATCGCCACATACTCGGCCAGCGTGCCGTCGCGATACCAATCCGCGAGGCCGAACACCCGCTGTCCCACCGACAGCCCCGTGGTGCCATATCCGAGAGCGGTGACCACTCCGGCCAGCTCGTGCCCGGGGATCGACGGTGTTCGGTCACGATCGAGGCGATCGGTCCAGGTCGAGGGCCACGCCAGCTCAGTCGGGACAAATCCCGACGCATGAACCTGAACGACGACGTCGTTTATCGCTGCCTGCGGCGCGGGCCGCTCCACCAGCTTCATCGCGGCCGTTCCCGCGGTTCGGTCCGTTACAACGATCGCCTTCATGGGAATTATCTCCTCGGTCATTTGTTAGTGTGTTGCAGGGGGCGTGGATGTGCCGGCCATCAACAAAACGCCAGGCAGTGTGGAATTCCTGTCTCCGTGTCTGCGATCTGAACTGTCTGCATTGACTGGGGCTCCCACTCAGCCTGATGGATCGGAATCGCTCCAGTCGCCGGTGCTAGCGAATAGATGCGTTGCGCCTGGTCATAAAACAGTACCAAGATTGCGGATTCTGGCTGTACCAAGCGCAATGGACCTTTCGGCCTGCTGCTTCCGGTGTTTGCCTTGATGTCGAGCGTGTTGTTGATTGGCGAGCGCATGACGCCAAAGTTGATCGTCGGTGGGCTGCTCGCGATGTCAGGCGTGGCGACGACACAGGCCAGACCGAGCGCGCGCCCCGTTTGAACACCGACGTCGCGTCATGGCATCGACATCATCTGTCCGGCCAATGGAGATCACGATGTTGCGACCCCACGCGCCCGCCTGATCATGCGGTAATATCGAATGGTCGAACAGGAAGACGCATCATGAAGTTTCGCCATCTCGTCACCGCGCTTCTCGTCATGGTCTCGATCGGCGCAGCGCGCGCGGCGCCGCAATGGCTGAGCCTGCCGCCGACGCCGACACTGCCCAAAGCGGCCCACAGCGGTCTCGCGCCCATCAACGGGGTCAAGATCTGGTACGCGGTGTTCGGTCGCGGGCAGCCCGTCCTGTTGCTGCATGGCGGTCTTGCCAATGCGAACTACTGGGGCCACCAGGTCCGCGCGCTGCAGCAGCACTATCAGGTCATCGTCATGGAGAGCCGCGGCCATGGGCGCAGCAGCCGCAATCAGGAGCCTTATGGCTACGACTTGATGGCCTCGGACGTGGTCGGGCTGCTCGACCATCTCAAGATCAGGAAGGCGGCGATCGTCGGCTGGAGCGACGGAGCGATCATCGGCCTCGACATCGCCATGAAGCATCCGGAGCGGGTGAGCAAGCTGTTCGCCTTCGCGGCGAACTCGGATCCGTCAGGCGTTGCGGACATCGCTTCAAGCGACGTCTTCAACGCCTACATCGCCAGGGCCGGCGAAGAATACAAGCGCATCTCGCCGACACCGACGGAGTACAAGAGCTTCGTCGCCGACATC from Bradyrhizobium zhanjiangense includes these protein-coding regions:
- a CDS encoding GNAT family N-acetyltransferase; translated protein: MSESAVATEFPILPTDRLLMRAVSMDDVSSIRALLGITEVTRYSNIPDSPTEEQAIELVRNMSELYQSGNGCAWIIEDRLSHAFVGVFRFNWFHKPWKCGGIGYELHPSVWGRGVMTEALRAAIRCGHDTFGLNRIEAWTLPGNGASDRVLEKGGFRYEGTLRQKAWFKGAFHDFRVFGRVTDDALCE
- a CDS encoding metallophosphoesterase family protein; translated protein: MSEKPDTLTFAAIGDLHVKEDRTLSFRELFAELSTKARVLVLCGDLTDLGKPSEAELLAEDLRACSIPVVGVLGNHDYESGQTEDVKSILKGAGMHLLNGQSYEIEGVAFVGVKGFIGGFGRRMLASFGEAVVKSLVAEAVNEATHLENAMRAVASKQAVVVLHYAPILDTVEGEPLEILPFLGSSRLGETIDRFTVSAVVHGHAHQGRYEGRTPGGARVYNVARSIKKPSGRPYALIQV
- a CDS encoding nucleotidyltransferase family protein, giving the protein MAKEITGSIETIAAAAEPTVPSARAEVFYTQALRELAKLDLPFLLAGTYALSAYTGVVRATKDLDIVCKPTDYPRVLNHFRNLGHTVAIEDERWLGKVFQDEHFFDVIFAFWHGMAPVTDQWFESAPRIEVFGTPMRIIAPTELIWSKAFVQLRHRYDGPDIAHLILKQHDQIDWRRLLAYMELHWEVLLAHLLNFRWAYPSERDCLPRWLMDELVARLKTQFELPPPRVKVCRGRLFSQVDYAPAVEEWGFADADQDSE
- a CDS encoding alpha/beta fold hydrolase, with the translated sequence MKFRHLVTALLVMVSIGAARAAPQWLSLPPTPTLPKAAHSGLAPINGVKIWYAVFGRGQPVLLLHGGLANANYWGHQVRALQQHYQVIVMESRGHGRSSRNQEPYGYDLMASDVVGLLDHLKIRKAAIVGWSDGAIIGLDIAMKHPERVSKLFAFAANSDPSGVADIASSDVFNAYIARAGEEYKRISPTPTEYKSFVADITKMWESQPKWTASDLASIKAPTWIVDGDHDEAIKRENTEFMAANIPGAGLLLQPEVSHFSFLQDPEQFNDDVLHFLARGGGPRASPK
- a CDS encoding NADP-dependent oxidoreductase codes for the protein MKAIVVTDRTAGTAAMKLVERPAPQAAINDVVVQVHASGFVPTELAWPSTWTDRLDRDRTPSIPGHELAGVVTALGYGTTGLSVGQRVFGLADWYRDGTLAEYVAIEARNLAPLPGDVDFTVGASLPISGLTAWQGLFQHGRLHAGQSVLAHGAAGAVGSMVTQLAREAGAYVIGTGRAADRQTVLDFGAKEFIDLDNDALEEVGEVDLVFDVIGGDIQKRSAGLLRAGGILVTVVGPAEARPSDGVAVDFVVEPDRAQLSEIVQRVRDGRLRTNIGNISTLDDAVAALNPTERRKGNTIIRVRP